From the genome of Vidua macroura isolate BioBank_ID:100142 unplaced genomic scaffold, ASM2450914v1 whyUn_scaffold_227, whole genome shotgun sequence:
ccctgtgaccccaaatcccccctgttccccaaatccccccgcgcccccctccccaaatgccgctgtgcccccaggtgtgagcCCGGCCATGGAGTGCAGCTGCGTGCCcgagctgctgctgacagcgCCGCTGCCCGCGCTCTGGAGCCCAGGTACCGCACActgggacaggtggggacaccggggacaccggggacacacctgggacaggtggggacaccggggacacctgggacacacctgggacaggtggggacagctggggacacctgggacacctgggacaggtggggacaccggggacaccggggacacctggggacaccggggacacctgggacacctgggacaggtggggacacctggggacacccggggacacctggggacacctgggacaggtggggacagctggggataCCTGGGGatacctggggacacctggggacagctgggacacctggggacacctggggacagctggggacagctggggacaccggggacacctgggatacctggggacagctggggacaccgggggacacctggggacacctggggacagctggggacaggtggagatacacctgggatacacctggggacaggtggggacacctgggatacacctggggacaggtggggacacctgggacacctggggataggtgaggacaggtggggacacagctggggacaggtggggacaggtgGGAACGGCTGGGaccacacctggggacagctgggacagctggggacaggtgaggacagctggggacagctgggacagctggggacacctggggacacctgggacaggtggggacacctgggcaccacctggggacacctggggacacctggggacaccggggacacctgggacaggtggggacacctggggacaccggggacacctgggacaggtggggacagctggggacacctggggacaggtggggacagctgggacagctggggacacacctgggacaggtggggatacctggggacagctggggacacctgggacaggtggggatacctggggacagctggggacaggtgggggacaggtggggacacctgggacacctggggataggtgaggacaggtggggacaggtggggacaggtgaggacacagctggggacacctggggacaggtggagatacacctgggatacacctggggacaggtggggacacctgggacacctggggataggtgaggacaggtggggacacagcaggggacaggtggggacaggtgggaacggctgggacacacctggggacagctggggatacctgggatacacctgggcacacctgggcacacctgggacacacctggcacacctgggcacacctgggcacacctggcacacctgggacacacctgggatacacctgggcacacctggcacacctgggacacacctgggatacacctgggcacacctgggatacacctgggcacacctgggcacagctgggacacacctgggcacacctgggcacacctgggatacacctgggcacacctgggcacacctgggcacagctgggacacacctgggcacacctgggatacacctgggcacacctggcacacctgggcacacctggcacacctgggcacacctgggcacacctgggcacacgtgggacacacctgggacacacctgggacacacctggacacacctggcacacctgggcacacctgggacacacctggcacacctggcacagctgggcacagctggaacccCCGAATGGTGCCCCAGGTGAGACGCGGGCGGTGCTGCCCGGTGTCCCCGCAGGGTCACGGACACAGGGGGGGACAGCAGTGACGTCACACCGATGACGTCACACTGACAATGTCACCTCTATGACGTCACACCTCTATGACGGGTTCGCGTTCCCCTCCTGTGCCCAGGAAGGGACAGCGATGACGTCACGCTGCAGTGACAGCGATGATGTCACACTGACGATGTCACAGCGATGACGTCACAGCAATGATGACGTCACCGTCGCGCAGGGCTGGCGTTCCCCGAGTGGGCACAGGAAGGGACAGCAGTGACGATGTCACACTGATGATGTCACACTGATGATGTCCACAGTGACGGCGTCACGCTGCAGTGACACTGTCACAGCGATGACCCCACACCCGATGACATCACACCCCATGACGTCATCGCCCCAGAGGGTTGGCATTCCCGAGTGGGGCACGGGAGGGAACAGCAGTGACGGTGTCACAGCGATGATGTCACGCTGCAGTGACAGTGATGATGTCACACTGACGATGTCACAGCATTGCTGACATCACAGCAATGATGACGTCAtcacccagcagggctggtgttCCCCGAGTGGGCACAGGAAGGGACAGCAGTGGGGATGTCACAGTGATGACGTCACAGTGACGGCGTCACGCTGCAGTGACACTGTCGCTGTCACAGCGATGACGCCACACCGATGACATCACACCCCATGACGTCATCACCCCAGAGGGCTGGCATTCCCGAGTGGGCACAGGAAGGGACAGCAGTGGGGATGTCACAGCGATGACACCACAGTGACGATGTCACGCGGCAGTGGCATTGTCACAGCGATGACGTCACACTGGCTATGACGTCACAGTAATGACGTCATCCCCGTCGCGCAGGGCTGGTGTTCCCCGAGTGGGCACGGGAGGGAACAGCAGTGACGGTGTCACAGCGACGATGTCACGCTGCAGTGACAGCGATGATGTCACACTGACGATGTCACAGCATTGCTGACATCACAGCAATTATGACGTCAtcacccagcagggctggtgttCCCTGAGTGGGCACGGGAGGGAACAGCAGTGGGGATGTCACAGTGACCGTGTCACACTGACGCTGCCACACTGCTGACGTCACAGCAATGACGACATCACAGCAATGATGACATCACCCGGCAGGGTTGGCCATTTCCCGAGGTGggcacaggaggggacagcagtgagACGATGTCACACTGATGACGTCGCAGTGACGACGTCACGCTGCAGTGGCACTGTCGCTGCCACTGTGATGACATCACACTGCTGACGTCACACCCCCATGACGTCACCGTCCCTTAGGGCTGGCGTTCCCCGAGTGGGCacgggaggggacagcagtgacaatGTCACAGTGGTGATGTCACAGTGAAGATGTTACACTGGTGATGTCACAGTGACGGCGTCACGCTGCAGTAACACTGTCACAGTGATGACGCCACACCCGCTGACGTCACAACCCCATGACGTCACCCCCCGTCCCTTAGGGCTGGCGTTCCCCGAGTGGGCACAGGAAGGGACAGCAGTGGGGATGTCACACTGATGACATCACAGTGACGGCGTCACGCTGCAGTGACAGCGATGATGTCACACTGACTATGACATCACAGCAATGATGACGTCACAGCAATGATGACATCATCCCCCTTAGGGCTGGCGTTCCCCGAGTGGGCACGGGAGGGGACGGCAGTGACGATGTCACAGTGGTGATGTCACACTGATGACGTCGCAGTGACGATGTCACGCTGCAGTGACACTGTCATTGTCACGGTGATGATGTCACAGCGATGACGTCACAGCATTGATGACGTCACCGTCCCTCAGGACTGGCGGTTCCCCCGAGCGGGCACAGGAGGGAACAGCAGTGATGGCGTCACGCTGCAGTGACAGCGATGATGTCACACTGACAATGACATCACAGCAATGATGACATCATCCCCCCCTTAGGGCTGGCGTTCCCCGAGTGGGGCacgggaggggacagcagtgacgATGTCACAGTGGTGATGTCACACTGATGATGTCGCAGTGACGATGTCATGCTGCAGTGACAGCGATGACGTCACACTGACTATGACGTCCACACCCCCATGACGTCATCCCCCCTCAGGGCTGGCGTTCCCCGAGTGGGCACGGGAGGGGACGGCAGTGGCGATGTCACAGTGGTGATGTCACAGTGAAGATGTCACACTGATGATGTCACAGTGACGGCGTCACGCTGCAGTGACACTGTCACAGTGATGACGCCCACACCGCTGACGTCACAAACCCCATGACGTCACCCCCGTCCCTTAGGGCTGGCGTTCCCCGAGTGGGCACGGGAGGGGACAGTGACAATGTCACAGTGGTGATGTCACACTGATGACGTCGCAGTGACGATGTCACGCTGCAGTGACACTGTCATTGTCACGGTGATGATGTCACAGCGATGACATCACAGCATTGATGACGTCACCTTCCCTCAGGGCTGGTGTTCCCCGAGTGGGCACGGGAGGGGACGGCAGTGACGGCGTCACGCTGCAGTGACAGCGATGATGTCACACTGACAATGACATCACAGCAATGATGACGTCACAGCAACGATGACATCATcccccctgcagggctggcGTTTCCCAAGTGGGCACGGGAGGGGATGGCAGTGATGATGTCACACTGATGATGTCGCAGTGACGGCGTCACGCCGCAGTGACACCCGCCACAGCGATGACGTCACACTGACTATGACGTCACACCCCCATGACGTCATCCCCCCTCAGGGGTGGCGTTCCCCGAGTGGGCACGGGAGGGCACAGCAGTGACGGCGTCACGCTGCAGTGACAGCGATGATGTCACACTGACAATGACATCACAGCAATGATGACATCATCCCCCCTTAGGGCTGGCGTTCCCCGAGTGGGGCACGGGAGGGGGACGGCAGTGACGATGTCACACTGGTGATGTCACACTGGTGATGTCGCAGTGACGGTGTCACACCGCAGTGGCACTGCCACAGCGATGACGTGACACTGATTATGACGTCACGCCCCCATGACGTCATCCCCCCTCAGGGCTGGCGTTCCCCGAGTGGGCACGGGAGGGGACAGCAATGACGATGTCACACTGATGACATCACAATGATGATGTTGCAGTGATGATGTCACGCTGACAATGACATCACAGTACTGCTGACGTCACAGCAACGATGACGTCACCCCCCTTAGGGCTGGCGTTCCCGGAGTGGGCACCGGGAGGGGACGGTAGTGACGATGTCACAGTGGCGATGTCACACTGATGACGTCGCAGTGACGGCGTCACGCCGCAGTGACAGCGATGATGTCACACCTGCCGATGTCACAGCGATGACGTCACGCCCCCCATGACGTCACCCCGGTCCCGCAGGGCTGGCGTTCCCCGAGTGGGCGTACAAGGCGGAGTCGAGCCCCGGCTCGCGGCAGATCCAGCTGTGGCACTtcatcctggagctgctgcgGCAGGAGCAGTACCGCGAGGTCATCGCCTGGCAGGGCGACTACGGCGAGTTCGTCATCAAGGACCCCGACGAGGTGGCGCGGCTCTGGGGCGTGCGCAAGTGCAAGCCCCACATGAACTACGACAAGCTCAGCCGCGCCCTCAGGTCACACACTACACAGTTTTCCaccttttattccctttttcccccttttttccccattttttcccattaatttttgagggtttttttcgCATTTTTCCtcgttttttccccattttttccccattttttccc
Proteins encoded in this window:
- the LOC128802952 gene encoding ETS domain-containing transcription factor ERF-like, whose amino-acid sequence is MTSPPLGLAFPEWAPGGDAGLAFPEWAYKAESSPGSRQIQLWHFILELLRQEQYREVIAWQGDYGEFVIKDPDEVARLWGVRKCKPHMNYDKLSRAL